The following are from one region of the Anomaloglossus baeobatrachus isolate aAnoBae1 chromosome 1, aAnoBae1.hap1, whole genome shotgun sequence genome:
- the CNN2 gene encoding calponin-2 isoform X1, with protein MGIFTVSQWGRVGGVWSQTLTQSEEAESDVRPDSAGCEIGSDETSPAPAAMSTQFNKGPSYGLSAEVRNRLAQKYDPQKEAELQVWIEEVTGMSIGPDFQKGLKDGVILCELMNKLRPNSIPKINVSKQNWHQLENLSNFIKAMSVYGIKSVDLFEANDLFENGNMTQVQVSLLALAGMAKTRGLHSDVDIGVKYSERQERNFDENTKKAGQCVIGLQMGTNKCASQSGMTAYGTRRHLYDPKHNILAPMDHSTISLQMGTNKGASQVGMTAPGTRRHIYDTKTGTEKCDNSSMSLQMGYNQGANQSGQIFGLGRQIYDPKYCPKGNPENLPNPYEDEDHHEYDYNPEQDL; from the exons ATGGGGATTTTTACCGTCAGCCAATGGGGCAGAGTGGGCGGAGtctggtcacagacattgactcaatCAGAGGAAGCTGAGTCAGACGTCCGTCCAGACAGCGCGGGCTGCGAGATTGGGAGCGACGAGACGAGCCCAGCACCGGCAGCCATGAGCACCCAGTTCAACAAGGGCCCGTCCTATGGGCTGTCTGCGGAGGTCCGGAACCGG TTGGCACAGAAATATGATCCTCAGAAGGAGGCAGAACTTCAGGTGTGGATTGAAGAGGTCACTGGAATGTCCATTGGGCCAGACTTCCAGAAGGGGTTAAAAGATGGTGTTATATTATGCGA actaATGAACAAGTTGAGGCCAAACTCAATCCCAAAAATTAATGTCTCCAAGCAAAACTGGCACCAg CTTGAAAACCTTTCCAACTTCATTAAGGCCATGTCTGTGTACGGAATAAAATCTGTGGATCTGTTTGAAGCAAATGACCTTTTCGAAAATGGGAACATGACGCAAGTCCAAGTGTCTTTGCTGGCATTGGCCGGGATG GCGAAGACCAGAGGTCTCCATAGTGATGTGGATATTGGAGTGAAGTACTCGGAGAGGCAAGAAAGAAACTTTGATGAGAACACAAAGAAAGCGGGGCAGTGTGTTATAGGACTGCAA ATGGGTACTAATAAGTGTGCCAGCCAGTCTGGAATGACTGCATATGGAACAAGAAGGCATCTGTATGACCCAAAGCATAATATATTGGCACCTATGGACCATTCCACAATAAGCCTTCAAATGGGCACCAACAAAGGAGCCAGTCAG GTTGGGATGACCGCTCCCGGAACAAGACGACATATTTATGATACAAAGACCGGCACTGAAAAGTGTGACAATTCTTCCATGTCCCTACAGATGGGATATAACCAGGGGGCCAACCAAAGTGGCCAGATATTTGGCTTGGGCCGTCAGATCTATGATCCCAAATATTGTCCCAAGGGAAATCCTGAGAATCTGCCAAATCCGTATGAGGATGAGGATCATCATGAATATGACTACAATCCGGAGCAAGACTTGTAA